The following coding sequences lie in one Populus trichocarpa isolate Nisqually-1 chromosome 14, P.trichocarpa_v4.1, whole genome shotgun sequence genomic window:
- the LOC127904316 gene encoding uncharacterized protein LOC127904316 — MAPGSSASSSKEEETNKFPLSAESISEQEDGRKTEKEATAKKLKRNSKGSNEVIAKELKASDSDEGITKKLEVLESYFGTDGKETEMKKYFILGLNSLEGSKKKEMIKEIFVDPRKVEAVLKWERPTNVIEIRSFLGLAGYYRRFIEGFSTIASPLTKLTRKEVRFVWSEECEASFQELKERLTSAPVLALPSGTKGFVKTDSVDKLAKLYVNEVIRLHGVPVSIISDRDPRFTSRLWPSLQRAMGTKLNLSTTFHPQTDGQSERTIQTLEDLLRSCVLEFGGNWEDLLPLEKGSFWDPEMVQLTNDKVRVIKKRMKEAQDRQKSYADQPKKASWNSK; from the exons ATGGCTCCAGGCTCATCTGCCTCAagttcaaaagaagaagaaaccaacAAGTTTCCTCTCTCAGCAGAATCGATTTCTGAACAGGAGGATGGTAGAAAGACCGAGAAAGAAGCAACAGCGaagaaactcaaaagaaacTCAAAGGGGAGTAACGAAGTGATTGCAAAGGAACTCAAAGCTAGTGACAGTGATGAAGGGATCACAAAGAAACTAGAGGTACTGGAGTCTTATTTCGGGACGGATGGCAAGGAAACTGAGATGAAGAAGTATTTCATCTTAGGATTGAATTCGTTAGAGGGAtcgaaaaagaaagagatgataAAGGA AATATTTGTAgatccaagaaaggttgaggccgtgttaaaatgggaaaggcctaccaACGTGATAGAAATCCGGAGTTTCTTGGGTCTTGCTGGATATTACCGAAGGTTTATTGAAGGATTCtccaccatagcatcacctttaACTAAGCTGACCCGCAAGGAAGTTCGGTTTGTTTGGTCGGAAGAGTGTGAAGCAagctttcaagaactgaaggagaGACTCACTTCTGCTCCTGTGTTGGCCCTTCCATCAGGGACAAAagggtttgtg AAGACTGATTCGGTGGATAAGCTGGCaaaattgtatgtaaatgaagtaatcagacTTCACGGAGTGCCGGTTTCAATTATATCGGAtcgggatccaaggttcacatcaaGATTGTGGCCTAGCTTACAAAGGGCAATGGGGACAAAGTTGAATCTGAGCACGACATTTCATCCTCAGACGGATGGTCAATCTGAAAGGACCATCCAAACTCTTGAGGATCTCTTGAGGTCATGTGTGCTGGAGTTTGGAGGGAATTGGGAGGATCTCCTACCATTG gagaaaggaagcttttgggACCCTGAGATGGTGCAACTGACAAAtgacaaggtgagggtgatcaaaAAGAGAATGAAGGAAGCCCAGGATAGACAAAAAAGTTACGCAGATCAGCCGAAGAAGGCCAGTTGGAATTCCAAGTAG
- the LOC18105441 gene encoding LOW QUALITY PROTEIN: methyl-CpG-binding domain protein 4-like protein (The sequence of the model RefSeq protein was modified relative to this genomic sequence to represent the inferred CDS: deleted 1 base in 1 codon), with the protein MRDVAYLRRRPNNRWIPPKSPHELLQENHYHDPWRVLVICMLLNCTSGGQVRPILNDFFTLCPDAKTTTNVDQNEIAQLTRSLGFKNTRAEKIKRLSEIYLQEDWTHVTFLPGVGKYAADAYAIFCTGRWDRVVPEDHMLTRYWEFLRKGRWIIE; encoded by the exons ATGCGTGATGTGGCATACCTCAGGAGACGACCCAACAACCGTTGGATTCCGCCCAAATCTCCTCACGAGCTTCTTCAAGAGAATCATTACCATGACCCTTGGAGAGTTCTCGTCATTTGTATGCTATTAAACTGCACATCGGGTGGCCAG GTCAGACCAATTTTAAACGACTTCTTCACCCTATGTCCTGATGCAAAGACCACCACTAATGTTGACCAGAACGAGATTGCCCAGCTAACACGCAGTTTAGGTTTCAAAAACACGAGGGCT GAGAAGATAAAACGCCTTTCTGAGATTTACTTGCAAGAGGACTGGACCCATGTCACCTTTCTGCCTGGTGTTGGAAA GTATGCCGCTGATGCATATGCAATATTCTGCACAGGGAGGTGGGACAGGGTGGTGCCAGAGGATCACATGTTGACTAGGTACTGGGAATTCCTTCGCAAGGGTAGATGGATCATAGAATAG